tgtctCAAAAAGTCAGGCATAGTTTTGACAAGACAACCtgtctattttttttaaattttgcccaatccatttaaagcaggcactcagctaccaagaacctataggatttaaatttgatgatgttgacaacatcagaccaatccttgTGTAgggaaattgataggtcatcacaggtataaaagagagttcAAGGGGGAAAAACAGCAGAGCAACTACCACCTCTCAagtctcgagagggagagagcagctctcaactctgccagcttcagatatctctTAAGGGAACGCACCATCGAACTAACGAAAGATACCAAAGCAGAAAGAACTTACGGACAAAGAAatcaacagaagaactccaaaagattccgaaagccacaaaacctggttgtatattttgagagtgactaaattctattataATGTATTTTTTTGTGAATGAATGatttttgtatttatttgaacagcattccagtagaatcgtaTTTTATTCgggatgttacttgtttagtttaaGTTCccggttagttaaataaataaattgttaagtattcattttaaagtgagtgtcaagtatttctgttagttacccactaaacattactgaaggacagttcacaccttcccacacacagattacaaggtgaggtattcctctttgggggagaCGGTGTTACATGTCAAAAGGGGTCAACCTCCGCGTCGTATCACCACTCACCAGCTTAAGTGTGCCCTGGTTCATTTGGTTCCCCACATTTGTGAGTTGGAGCCAAGGATTGTGGGCCGAATTTGATAGCGTCACTGGGTAGAGCATTGTGGGAAGGACGTCCTCACAAAATGTCTGCCCCCTCGTACAATCGTTCTCTTTCAGCGATTCTGAGACGCAAGGAGACTGAGAAACCAGTCTTCTGTTATGAAGGGGAGGGTGTTCTCTCCGAGAAttaacactcaaccactcaaagagaagtacctcccttTCGTAATCTattaaagagtgtgtgagaaatagtACGACCTGCCTACAGCAACTTTTAGTGCTGAACTCAAAATAAGTACCTGAGACTCTCTTTAAAacaaacaagtaacactttattcttctaactaacagtgaccaggttaactaaactattaacaaaccgaataaaacaagattctaatggaatgctgtttagataattacaattcccacttattaacaaacaaACAGAAATAGAATTTTTATGGTCACTCTCAATGTCAATCGTCTTCCGAGACATTCTttcttctttgctgatttctcCTGTGTTCCCTTGGTCTATTCTTCTGGGATGAAGTGAGGCTTTCTCTTAAGGCATAAATGTGGCTCTTACACTGTCTGAGAGCAGTTCCTGTCTCTGTCCCtagctgtgagctgtggcagcTTTTGGCAGAGGCACTGGCTGTCTTTCCGGCACTTTTCTGGAGCTGGGATCATTCGGCCCCcaagaaggctgtgggggccaggtcattgagtgtctttaagacagagatagataggttcttgattaatgaggggatcaggggttatggggaaaaggcaggagattggggatgagaaaaacatcatccatgattgaatggtggggcagactcgatgggccgagtggcccaattctgctcctatatcttatggtcttatgggagtgGTTTTGTAccccctgatgacataccaaaatTCGCACAATTGGATTGGTTTACAGTTTATCAAAacaccaaattcaaatttgataggcctCTGTTATTCAAGTACCTAGTTCAGATTGATTGGTTAATATTCAAAAACATGTTCTGGTTTAAATGCCTAAAGCCTGCTACCAAAGCAATCCTGTTGTTTTTGCCTGATACATTGTTTCAGTCTGCGCACCTGCAGCTCATCAGTACAGTAGAAACTAAAACGATTTTTATACGGACATTTTTGCAGCTCTtaacatttttacaattttttataactttacaaacactaacttcacaacacttCTCATCCCCGTTGTAGGGGGGGAGGATGCTTGGTTAAATTAATCTGCTGCCAATCTGGAACTGCGAGTACTAAGCAACTCACTTTTtcctttttccctctctctctctctctctctctactttcAGCGAACCTGGCAATGACTGACATCATATTCCTGGTATGTTGTGTCCCATTCACAGCCACTCTCTACCCTCTGCCCAGCTGGATATTTGGAGACTTCATGTGCAAGTTTGTCAATTATTTACAGCAGGTAACAAGGGAAGCCTTCTGGGATTGAACCGCGATAAGCGTTGGCTCACCATTGTTCAGTGACAAAAGATTTGGTCACACGACCCCCGGGGgaggcgggatgggggggggatgtgggaggcAGGAGGGCGTGTGGAGAGGACGCTTTTGGATTGGAGTAGGGCTGGGAtgagttaaaaagtttatttattagtgtcacaagtaggcttacattaacactgcaatgaagttactgtgaaaatcccctagtcgccacgctccggcgcctgttcgggtacgctgagggagaatttagcgtggccaatctggGAGTTTGGGATGCAGATATGAATATCAACGGAAAGGTCGGAATGGATTCAGAAGTGTGTGGATTTAGGGACAGACTTGACATTCTGTCTTTCTCCCCAGAGTAATAGAGATCatcgaattatagaatcatagaatccctacagcgcagaaggaggccatttggccctcaagtctgcaccgacaataatcccatccaggccctattcctgtaaccctactaatccctcctgacactaaggggaaatttagcttggccaatccacataactcgcacatcattggacactaaggggcaatttagcatggccaatccacctaacctacacatctttggacactaaggggcaatttagcatggccaatccatctaacctgcacatctttggacactaaggggcaatttagcatggccaatccacctaacctacacatctttggacactaaggggcaatttagcatggccaatccacctaacctgcacatctttggacactaaggggcaatttagcatggccaattcacctaacttgcacatctttggacactaaagggcaatttagcatggccaattcaccctaacttgcacatctctggagtgtgggaggaaaccggagctcccggaggaaacccatgcagacacagggagaacatgcaaactccacacagacagtgacccaagctgggaattgaacccgggtccctggcgctgtgaggcagcagtgcttaccactgtgccactgtgttgctcaGATGATTCAATATGTATGGAAGCTAAGATTCGAGGGATATGAGGAGTTGTGAGGGGGGTGCGTGGAATGCATACAAAAGCAAATTACCTCATGGATTTAGTCTGTCCTGAACTGTCATTGTTAACACCAGGGAGTGAGTTTACACACAGGTTGGGACGGGGTAATGCCACTGggatgggcaatttaccatggctaatccatctaaccttcacatctgtggacactaagggacacgatgctctttcagagagtcggtgtggactcaatgggccagatggcctcctcctgcactggagggattctatggatcaggatgtgaagttgtacgaactaagtaagggcatgatgggaaaattggtcaaccatttgttacaatataaagaacggctgaccaaagctatttcaaaatgccagacccctgtaagagttaataaggctgtatgagtaaataaaacaagataaggtcagggaggaaggagtcaccgaccttcttctgttccatcaaaggacaagataagggtatgaataatgagacaaagagttctaggaggtcagcaagttaaaacatgattaatgatattgcttatgattctattactaatcgaattcctgaatatgctctggtcacgcaaactgataatgattatgtataaatactgaactgattctttgtgtaattgcggacttgtggaaggatcagcagttgtaccaactgctatctgaccccaagtttcagccatatactgcaCACAGTTATTCGTAAATAAATGCTTATTATATTGTCGGAACAAATTTTGTTTGAGTCTttatatcacagtcaagaagcaggaaagtttccacttcaacaaggAGTTAGAACCCTAACTGGCTTCCTCCCCATttcccacccccaaccctttcAGAAGGGAATCAGGAAGGACTTCTCACACAAAAATGGAAGCAAAAATGGAATCCAACCAAAGCTTTCAAGGCCTTGAGTGATGATCTTTTGTTGGATAAGATTTCTCAGGATTATACATATGGAACCGTGGATCAATGGGGTTGAGGTACAAATCAGCCAGGTTCTACTCAAAACAATCTAGTCCTTTTCCTAATGGTCTTTAGAAGAGAAGGGGGcaggttaggccccatttggagtattgcgtgcagttctggtcaccacactaccagaagattgCGGAAGCTCTGGAGAGAATgcacagaaggttcaccaggatgttgcctggtctcgagggtgttggctctgaggagaggttgaataaactaggattgttttcactggaaagacggagggtgaggggagacctgatagaggtctacaaaattatgagaggcacagacagggtggatagacaGATGTTTCTCCCcaagagtggaagtgtcaattacaagggggcacaggttcaaggtgagaggggggaagtttaagggagatgtgcaggagggaggtttttcacgcagagaatggtgggtgcctggaacgcgctgccagaggaggtggtggaaacaggcacattaacaacatttaagaggaatctggatggatacatgaatagggagggaatggagggatacggaccgagtaagggcagaagtttttttagtttagttcgggcatcatgatcggcacgggcttggagggccgaagggcctgttcctgtgctgtactgttctttgttctagagcaGGAGGAAGGCATTTGTAATCTGCAATTTGAACAGCTAATGTGACTTTCCATTCCTctgctccccctcctctctctctgtaggTCACCGTCCAGGCCACATGTATCACGCTAACTGCCATGAGCGTGGATCGCTGCTATGCAACTGTTTACCCACTCCGATCCCTGCGGCGCCGTACGCCCAGGCTGGCAATGGCAGTCAGCGTAGCCATCTGGATCGGTGAGTACGACTGAGCTGAAGGAGAACGTCGGCAAACACGGAATCCACAGCAACTCCATGAACATTTTGGTTATAGACTCTGGTGCAAGTACaggagagtgagggaggacaATCCCTCGGGGCACTCTCCATAATACAAAGCAGGATAGGTGGCATCTCGGcaaatatattcatagaatcatagaatccctacagttgcagaagcaggccattcagcccattctgtcagcactgactctctgacagagtaccttatccaggccctccctcctctctatccctgaaccccacacatttacatagccaatccactgaaccggcacatcgttggacaccagggggcaatttagcatggccaatccacctaacctgcacatctttggacactaagggacaatttagcatggccgatccacctaacctgcatatcttgggacactaaggagcaggttagcatgggcaatccacctaacctgcatatcttgggtcactaaggggcaatttagcatggccaatccacctaacctgcacatctttggtcactaaggggcaatttagcatggccaatccacctaacctgtaaatctttggactaaggggcaatttagcatggccaatccacctaacctgcacatctttggtcactaaggggcaatttagcatggccaatccatctaacctacacatctttggtcactaaggggcaatttagcatggccaatccacctaatccgcatatcttgggacactaaggggcaatttagcatggccaatccacctaaccagcacgtctttcgaactgagagaggaaatcggagcacccggaggcaacccacgcagagacggtgagaacgtgcagactctgcacagacagtgacctaagccaggaatcaaacccgggtcctggtgctgtgaggcagcagtgctaaccactgtgccacccgctgtCACTGTGGTggatggactgagggaggaatttctggagcttggAGCCTCGGTACATCATACACAGTGAAGTAAAAATCTCATATCTCCAGGTGTTAACACTGTGTGAATCACCTCAAGATTAAGGCTTTCATTTTGATTTACAGCAGTGCTGGAACTCCCCAGAGCAGCCCTAGTAAATTGGAAAATTCGTATCATGGTCTCACTGTTGATCTAGAAGCTTCTTCTGATTCATCTTGAACTATTTTTATCCTGAATTCTAATCCTTTCACGTTTTTATTTcttatttcatagaatagaatccctacagtgcagaaggaggcattttggcccagcgagcctgcaccactccctgacagagtattttacccaggccccatccccatcctATCCTCttaccccacatatctattctgctaatccccctaatctacacagttttggacactaaggggcaatttagcatggccaatccacctaacctacacatctttggacactaaggggcaatttagcatggccaatccacccaacctgcacatctttggacactaagggacaatttagcatggccaatccacccaacctgcacatctttggacactgaggggcaatttagcatggccaatctacctaacccgcacatctttggacacaaagggcaatttagcacagccaatccacccaaactgtgcatctttggactgtaggaggaaactggaggaaacccacgcagacatggggagaatgtgcaaattgcacacgacagtcgcccaaggccaggaatcgaacgcgggtccttggcgctgttaggcagcagtgccaaccactgggccaccgtgccacaccaCAAGGATGTGGGCGTGGGGGGGTGCTTTCTGAATAACTTTTATTTCACTCCTTCTCATCGTTCTTTGGCAGGTTCCTTCATTCTGTCAGTGCCCATGGCGATGTACCACAGAATCGAGTGGGGCTACTGGTACGGGCTGCAGACTTACTGCATCGAGGCGTTCCCCAGCGATTCACAGCAGAAAGCCTTCATTGTGTACACCTTCCTGGCCGTCTACCTTCTCCCCCTGGTCACCATCTGCGTGTGTTACACCATCATGCTGAAACGGGTGGGGCGGCCCATGGTGGAACCCATCGACAGCAACTATCAGGTAAACGAAACATGACTCACATTTATATCGTGCTTTTTATGACactttgccgcaggaggctgtggaggccgggtcatggagtgtctttaagacagagatggatacgttcttgattaataaggggatcaggggttatggggaaaaggcaggagaatggggatgagaaaaatatcagccatgattgaatggtggagcagattcgatgggccgagtggcctaagtctgctcctatgtcttatggtcttatgggatgaaaggattgacgtacgaggagagtttcggcttgtactcgctggagtttagaagggcgaGAAGGattctaggggcggcacggtggcacagtggttagcactgttgcatcacagcgccaggatcctgggttcaaatctggcctcggggtgactgtctgtgtggagtttgcacattctgcccatgtctgtatgggtttcctctgggtgtttcagtttcctcccacggtccaaaaatgcaggttaggtggattggccacgccaaattgccccttagtgacagggggattagctgggtaaatatatagagttgcagggatagggcctgggtgggattgttgtcagtgccgactcgatggaccgaatggcctccttctgcactacagggattctatgattctatggtctgaTCGATGTATATAAGATacttgtggggaggtgatggtctagtggtattattgctggcctATTAATCCaacaacacagctaatgttctggggacccgggttcgaatcctgcagatggtagaatttgaattcaataaaatatatttttatccattcctgggacatgggcgtcgctggctggccagcatttattgcccatccctagttgccccttgagaaggtggtggtgagctgccttcttgaatcgctgcagtccgcgtgctgtgggttgacccacaatgctgctcgggagggaattccaggattttgacccagcgactgcgaaggaacggccgatatatttccaagtcgggatggtgagtggcttggaggggaacttgcaggtggtggtgttcccgtgtatctgctgcccttctagatggaagtggtggtgggtttggaaggtgctgtctaaggatctttggtgagttgctgcagtgcatcttgtagatggtacacactgctgctactgagcgccagtggtggagggagtggatgtttgtggatgtggtgccaatcaagctttgtcctggatggtgtcgagcttcttgagtgttgttggagccgcacccatccaggcaagtggggagtattccatcacactcctgacttgggccttgtagatggtggacaggctttgggggagtcaggaggtgagttactcaccgcaggagtcccagcctctgacctgctctggtagccactgtgtttacgtgGCTGGGTCCCAGTGCAGTTTCTGAGGATGAAGGATGGGTgacaaatgctggctgagccaataTGTCCACATTCCAGGAATGAAGAAGAATAAAGTCCCATTTACTCTGGCTGTTAAAGTGATGCTCAGTTTATTGAGTAAGAAGAGAAGTCCTGTGTCTATTTTAAAAATGTGCTCCAGTGTTTAGATGTGGGAGGCGACTGGAAGCGACTGGAAGGGCCACGCTTCACTGGGACACATTTcctgtcagaagctgggaattacattttaatttaatttgctgGAACATGCAGAATAGATTTGTTTCTGTCCCAGATTGTAACAGAAATCGTCAGTGACAAATTGTCCCAATTAAAATTCTGTCTCTGACCGATTGCAGagttctgctcagcaactccctctggtggtttcagtgtgtgtgtgagagagatgtctgtatttgtgtgtgtgagagagagagagaggtgtgtgtgtggggcggggggggggggggggggggcggggagatgtctgtatgtgtgtgtgtgtgtgggggagatgtctgtatgagcgtgtgtgtgtgagagatgtctgtgtgtgtgtgtgagagagggtgtgtgtgtgtgtgtgagagagagaggtgtgtgtgtgtgtggggggagatgtctgtatgtgtgtgtgtgggggagatgtcggtatgtgtgtgtgtgtgtgggggagatgtctgtatgagtgtgtgtgggggagatgtcggtatgtgtgtgtgtgtgtgggggagatgtctgtatgtgtgtgtgtgtgtgggggagatgtctgtatgagcgtgtgtgtgtgagagatatctgtgtgtgtgtgtgagagagggtgtgtgtgtgtgtgagagatatctgtgtgtgtgtgagagagagggtgtgtgtgtgtgtgagagatatctgtgtgtgtgtgagagagagggtgtgtgtgtgtgtgagagatatctgtgtgtgtgtgagagagagggtgtgtgtgtgtgtgagagatatctgtgtgtgtgtgagagagagggtgtgtgtgtgtgtgagagagggtgtgtgtgtgtgtgagagagggtgtgtgtgtgtgtgagagatatctgtgtgtgtgtgtgagagagggtgtgtgtgtgtgtgagagagggtgtgtgtgtgtgtgagagagggtgtgtgtgtgtgtgagagatatctgtgtgtgtgtgagagagagggtgtgtgtgtgtgtgagagagggtgtgtgtgtgtgtgagagagggtgtgtgtgtgtgtgagagatatctgtgtgtgtgtgagagagagggtgtgtgtgtgtgtgagagagggtgtgtgtgtgtgtgagagagggtgtgtgtgtgtgtgagagatatctgtgtgtgtgtgtgagagaggatgtgtgtgtgtgtgagagatatctgtgtgtgtgtgtgagagagggtgtgtgtgtgagagatatgtgtgtgtgtgtgagagagggtgtgtgtgtgtgtgagagatatctgtgtgtgtgtgtgagagagggtgtgtgtgtgagagatatgtgtgtgtgtgtgagagagggtgtgtgtgtgtgtgagagatatctgtgtgtgtgtgtgagagagggtgtgtgtgtgtgaatcacaGGAGTAGAGCTGCAGACAGTGCCAAagcagaggggtgggaggagggagggcacaAAGCTGCCCAAAGGTTAAGggggagggttttttttaaaacccttaagctagtcccaattgtccgcatttggcccatatccctctatactcatcttacccatgtaactgtctaaacgctttttaaaagacaaaattgtacccgcctctactgctacctctggcagctcactccaccctctgagtgaagaaattgtccctctggacccttttgtatctctcccctctcaccttaaacctatgccctctagttttagactcccctacctttgggaaaagatattgactatctagctgatctgtgcccctcattattttatagacctctataagatcacccctcagcctcctacgctccagaggaaaaagtcccagtctatccagcctctccttataactcaaatcgtcaggtcctggtagcatcctagtaaatcttttccgcactctttctagtttaataatatcctttctataatagggtgaccagaactgcagtattccgagtgtggccttaccaatgtcttgtacaaattcaacaagatatccgaactcctgtattcaatgttctgaccaatgaaaccaagcatgccgaatgccttcttcaccactctatccacctgtgattccactttcaaggagctatgaacatgtacccctagatctcattgctctgtaactctccccaacaccctaccattaactgagtaagtcctgccctgattcaatctatcaaaatgcatcacctcgcatttgtctaaattaaattccatctgccattcgtcagcctactagcccaattgatcaagatccctttgcaatcggagataactttcttcactgtccactatgccaccaatcttggtgtcattggcaaacttaccaaccatgccttctatattctcatccaaatcattaatataaatgacaaatggacccagcaccgatccctgaggcacaccactggtcacaggcctccagtttgaaaaacaaccctccacaaccacttcTGTCaggtgacagagcaggctcgaggggctgaatgacctttccTGTTCCTAATACATACGTTCGGATATTATTctgggatgaatgagatgaaattgTCTAGCTGCCTTTTATCATTCAAAATTAACTTGCAGACAGAGAGTAGAACGATAGCTGGAGTTGTGTTTGTTACTGATGGAGGTGGGCTGTGTGGACAGGGGAGCATGATGGGCTCACGGTGAATCATTAACCTGCTTTATCCCGCACGTAACTCTCAACAGTCTTTAGAATTAACATCAATCTTGTCCTTTTGTCTGCTTACCTTTTATCCCACTCAATCCTGGTACGTTTGTGTTTTGTGAGGTTTGTAATATTGTTATAAAGTTATGTTGCGGTGTAGGTATTGACAATATATTGTAGCCAGAAGCAGCAAGCAATGGGGTCTCCAGACTCACTAATCACAAAACAacatgcgtgggtgtgtgtgcgtgtgtgtctgcgtgtttgtgtgggtgtgtgtgtgtgtgtgtctgcgtgtttgtgtgggtgtgtgtgcgtgtgtgtctgcgtgtttgtgtggggtgtgtgtgtgtgtgtctgcgtgtttgtgtgggtgtgtgtgtgtctgcgtgtttgtgtgggtgtgtgtgcgtatgtgtctgtgtgtatgtgtgggtgtacaTGCTtatgtgtctgcgtgtttgtCTTGGCATACGtgcgtatgtgtctgtgtgtgtgggtgtatgtgcgtATGTGTCTGCGTGATTGTCTGGGTGTATGTGCgtatgtgtctgcgtgtttgtctgcgtgtttgtgtgggtgtgtgtgcgtatgtgtctgcgtgtatgtgtgggtgtacaTGCTtatgtgtctgcgtgtttgtCTTGGCATACGtgcgtatgtgtctgtgtgtgtgggtgtatgtgcgtATGTGTCTGCGTGATTGTCTGGGTGTATGTGCgtatgtgtctgcgtgtttgtCTGGGTGTAcgtgtgtatgtgtctgcgtgtttgtCTGCGTGTAcgtgtgtatgtgtctgcgtgtacgtgcgtatgtgtctgcgtgtttgtCTGCGTGTACGTGCGTATGTGTCTGCGTGTACGTGCgtatgtgtctgcgtgtttgtCTGCGTGTAcgtgtgtatgtgtctgcgtgtttgtCTGCGTGTACGTGCgtatgtgtctgcgtgtttgtCTGCGTGTACGTGCGTATGTGTCtgcgtgtacgtgcgtgtgtgtctgcgtgtttgtCTGCGTGTACGTGCGTATGTGTCTGCGTGTACGTGCgtatgtgtctgcgtgtttgtCTGCGTGTACGTGCAtatgtgtctgcgtgtttgtCTGCGTGTACGTGCgtatgtgtctgcgtgtttgtCTGCGTGTACGTGCgtatgtgtctgcgtgtttgtCTGCGTGTACGTGCATATGTGCctgcgtgtttgtgtgggtgtgtgtgcgtatgtgtctgcgtgtttgtCTTGGCGTACGTGCgtatgtgtctgcgtgtttgtgtgggtgtgtgtgcgtatgtgtctgcgtgtttgtCTTGGCGTACGTGCgtatgtgtctgcgtgtttgtgtgggtgtgtgtgcgtatgtgtctgcgtgtttgtCTTGGCGTACGTGCgtatgtgtctgcgtgtttgtgtgggtgtgtgtgcgtatgtgtctgcgtgtttgtCTTGGCGTACGTGCGTATGTGCctgcgtgtttgtgtgggtgtgtgtgcgtatgtgtctgcgtgtttgtCTTGGCGTACGTGCgtatgtgtctgcgtgtttgtgtgGATGTACGTGCgtatgtgtctgcgtgtttgtgtgggtgtgtgtgcgtatgtgtctgcgtgtttgtCTTGGCGTACATGCgtatgtgtctgcgtgtttgtgtgggtgtgtgtgcgtatgtgtctgcgtgtttgtCTTGGCGTACGtgcgtatgtgtctgtgtgtttgtgtggatgtACATGCgtatgtgtctgcgtgtttgtCTGGGTGTACGtgcgtatgtgtctgtgtgtttgtgtgggtgtacgtgcgtatgtgtctgtgtgtttgtgtgggtgtacatgcgtatgtgtctgcgtgtttgtCTTGGCGTACGtgcgtatgtgtctgtgtgtttgtgtgggtgtacatgcgtatgtgtctgcgtgtttgtCTGGGTGTACGTGCAtatgtgtctgcgtgtttgtCTGCGTGTACGTGCATATGTGCctgcgtgtttgtgtgggtgtgtgtgcgtatgtgtctgcgtgtttgtCTTGGCGTACGtgcgtatgtgtctgtgtgtttgtgtggatgtACATGCgtatgtgtctgcgtgtttgtCTGGGTGTACGtgcgtatgtgtctgtgtgtttgtgtgggtgtacatgcgtatgtgtctgcgtgtttgtgtgGATGTACATGCGTATGTGCCTGCGTgtttgtctgggtgtgtgtgcgtatgtgtctgcgtgtttgtCTTGGCGTACGTGCgtatgtgtctgcgtgtttgtgtgGATGTACATGCgtatgtgtctgcgt
This region of Mustelus asterias chromosome 19, sMusAst1.hap1.1, whole genome shotgun sequence genomic DNA includes:
- the LOC144507524 gene encoding G-protein coupled receptor 54-like, which encodes MLLGLVGNSLVIFVVTKHRQMRTATNFYIANLAMTDIIFLVCCVPFTATLYPLPSWIFGDFMCKFVNYLQQVTVQATCITLTAMSVDRCYATVYPLRSLRRRTPRLAMAVSVAIWIGSFILSVPMAMYHRIEWGYWYGLQTYCIEAFPSDSQQKAFIVYTFLAVYLLPLVTICVCYTIMLKRVGRPMVEPIDSNYQQVHHLSERSIAMRAKVTKMVVVIVLLFTICWGPIQLFILFQGFYTNFQANYATYKIKTWAHCMSYANSSINPLVYAFMGESFRKSFKKAFPFMFKKRVRDSNGSRNAEMKFVTEES